In Deltaproteobacteria bacterium, a genomic segment contains:
- a CDS encoding metallophosphoesterase — MRTTAKLFLAAGLMAVPFMACTPTTASVTPITPATTSSTTGSTGGSKAMCDPCVVDTDCGEVGVASCISENVLPGGHCAPVCSTDADCGPGASCLGTSSSVKVCYPSTQTCQGYNPDTTSTGATSAGATSNGATTTGGTTSNGTTGATTGGPSTSTTGVSLTSGTTSGGTQGTTTGSSTTASSTTGSSGGSSGSSCPGYADPNTPAPCNCSSGHTCGANNCYGGWYCRLSDNKCVAPPSSCSGNSSTSTSTSSSTTGTTGSFTTGTAGTSGTSSSGGTTGTGVGPHGGSVSLLHFAISGDTRPPSCEDTAGYPTAIINSIGDAEKAAGAQFALDLGDHMYVCNNDASIANQQMSLFVQGTQHFGGTWFMTEGNHECMGSGSGYCPTGSSNVNFQAFLAAISNISSTPYYSVNIQTSLGLATFVFVADNSFDNAQQTWLQNTLATADSNAKYTIIAKHHPEGDSSVAANSTIMSIIRQHKFALLLTGHAHKYEHQTTDSGRDLVLGNGGAPLISSGTFNGYGMIDQLSNGQLQVSIYDVASGSLQDQWSVGPN, encoded by the coding sequence ATGCGAACCACTGCGAAGCTCTTCCTTGCCGCTGGGTTGATGGCTGTGCCGTTCATGGCATGCACGCCCACCACGGCATCGGTCACGCCCATCACCCCCGCCACGACCAGCTCCACCACAGGCAGCACCGGCGGCTCAAAGGCCATGTGCGATCCCTGCGTCGTCGACACCGACTGTGGTGAAGTGGGTGTCGCGTCGTGCATTTCCGAGAACGTGCTTCCCGGTGGCCACTGCGCGCCCGTGTGCAGCACCGACGCGGACTGCGGCCCCGGCGCGAGCTGCCTCGGCACGAGCTCGTCGGTGAAGGTCTGCTACCCGAGCACGCAGACCTGCCAGGGCTACAACCCCGACACCACCAGCACCGGGGCCACGTCGGCGGGCGCCACCTCCAACGGCGCCACGACCACCGGTGGAACGACCAGCAACGGGACCACTGGGGCAACCACCGGCGGACCGAGCACCTCGACCACCGGCGTCTCCCTGACCTCGGGGACCACGTCGGGCGGCACGCAGGGCACCACCACCGGCAGCTCGACCACGGCGAGCTCCACCACCGGCTCCTCGGGCGGCTCCTCAGGCAGCAGCTGCCCCGGATACGCCGATCCCAATACGCCCGCTCCCTGCAATTGCTCCAGCGGCCACACTTGCGGCGCGAACAACTGCTACGGCGGTTGGTACTGCCGGCTCAGCGATAACAAGTGTGTGGCGCCGCCGTCGAGTTGCTCGGGAAACAGCAGCACCAGCACCAGTACCAGCAGCAGCACCACGGGGACCACCGGCTCGTTCACCACCGGCACCGCGGGGACGAGCGGGACCTCCTCCTCGGGCGGCACGACGGGGACCGGCGTCGGTCCGCACGGTGGCTCGGTGAGCCTCCTGCACTTCGCCATCAGCGGCGACACGCGCCCGCCGAGCTGCGAGGACACCGCGGGCTACCCCACCGCGATCATCAACAGCATCGGAGATGCGGAGAAGGCCGCGGGCGCGCAGTTCGCGCTCGACCTCGGCGATCACATGTACGTCTGCAACAACGACGCATCGATCGCCAACCAGCAGATGAGCCTCTTCGTACAGGGCACGCAGCACTTCGGCGGCACCTGGTTCATGACTGAGGGCAACCACGAGTGCATGGGCTCGGGCAGCGGCTACTGCCCCACGGGCTCGTCGAACGTGAACTTCCAAGCGTTCCTCGCGGCCATCTCCAACATCTCCAGCACGCCGTACTACAGCGTGAACATCCAGACCTCGCTCGGCCTGGCCACGTTCGTGTTCGTGGCCGACAACAGCTTCGACAACGCTCAGCAGACGTGGCTGCAGAACACGCTTGCCACCGCCGACAGCAACGCGAAGTACACCATCATCGCCAAGCACCACCCCGAGGGAGACTCGTCGGTGGCGGCGAACTCGACGATCATGTCGATCATCCGCCAGCACAAGTTCGCGCTGCTGCTGACCGGCCACGCTCACAAGTACGAGCACCAGACCACCGACAGCGGCCGCGACCTGGTGCTCGGGAACGGCGGGGCGCCGCTGATCTCCTCTGGCACCTTCAACGGCTACGGGATGATCGACCAGCTCTCCAACGGCCAGCTGCAGGTGAGCATCTACGACGTGGCCAGCGGGTCCTTGCAGGACCAGTGGTCGGTGGGGCCGAATTGA